Proteins co-encoded in one Gracilimonas sp. genomic window:
- a CDS encoding lysophospholipid acyltransferase family protein: MNFIPADESRFFIWFFDRYTRWSLKRRFKQLWIKQEYHPEPDSRTVYFLNHNLWWDGLIPLYLNENLFHQQARALMEDKQMQQYTFFSKIGAFSINLENPRASIQSLRYAVKSLERENSCLFIYPEGTITPASDSAPDFKDGLAWLYTKTENVDYVPIHIYAHFLRSSKPELYLSIGESVNHVKSKSRNELTSLFETDIQRLNEQTRLVAGFSDEGFKPQF, from the coding sequence TTGAATTTCATCCCCGCTGACGAATCCCGCTTTTTCATATGGTTTTTTGACCGTTACACCCGCTGGTCTCTTAAACGAAGGTTCAAACAACTCTGGATTAAGCAGGAATACCATCCTGAACCCGATTCCCGCACTGTTTATTTTTTAAATCATAACCTCTGGTGGGACGGACTGATCCCTCTTTATCTAAACGAGAACCTCTTTCACCAACAAGCACGGGCCCTGATGGAAGACAAGCAGATGCAGCAGTACACCTTCTTTAGTAAAATCGGAGCTTTCTCGATTAACCTGGAAAACCCGAGAGCCTCTATTCAATCGCTGCGTTATGCGGTAAAGTCTTTGGAACGAGAAAATTCCTGCCTGTTTATTTACCCGGAAGGAACCATCACTCCGGCTTCAGATTCAGCTCCTGATTTCAAAGATGGCCTGGCCTGGCTGTACACTAAAACGGAGAATGTTGACTACGTTCCCATCCATATTTACGCCCATTTTCTTCGAAGCAGCAAACCGGAGCTTTATTTATCAATAGGAGAATCAGTTAATCATGTTAAGTCAAAGAGCAGAAATGAATTAACCTCTCTTTTTGAAACAGATATTCAGCGTTTAAATGAGCAAACCAGGCTTGTTGCTGGCTTTTCGGATGAAGGCTTCAAACCGCAATTCTAG